A genomic region of Metopolophium dirhodum isolate CAU chromosome 1, ASM1992520v1, whole genome shotgun sequence contains the following coding sequences:
- the LOC132941634 gene encoding uncharacterized protein LOC132941634, whose product MICLEILNRYCKLLYESPVARNRNVTTNRIWTNRSSDFWDRIVNSNFEEEDWLENFRMSKETFQLMCFKLNDFLKPSENAVRQPLSVEKKVAIALYKLASCAEYRVVASLFGVHKSSVHNCVYDVCIAIITVLGPSYLKMPSVTEAIALAESVEKVTGMVQIFGAIDGTHIPILPPTNGYRDFVNRKGWPSIVMQGIVDCNYLFRDITVKHPGSVHDATVLKDSNIFKQSKDKLPNHCRIISDCSIQLMLAGDPAYPLLPWLLKGYTGALTPEEESFITYLSSARICVENAFGRLKARWRVLLKRADINYKFMPSIVHSCVILHNIIENSKDNFNPCWLRSVNEVNIERPQPRQVTVTRAEPQAKDIREVLKNYMYNNYPLRQSSVQNYVRHTV is encoded by the exons ATGATCTGTTTAGAAATTTTAAACAGATATTGCAAGCTACTATACGAATCTCCTGTAGCGAGAAATCGCAACGTCACCACTAATCGTATTTGGACT AACAGAAGCTCCGATTTTTGGGACAGAATAGTAAATAGCAACTTTGAAGAAGAAGATTGGCTCGAAAACTTCAGAATGAGTAAAGAAACATTCCAATTAATGTGTTTCAAGTTGAATGATTTTCTTAAACCATCTGAAAATGCTGTACGTCAACCATTGAGTGTAGAGAAAAAAGTAGCTATTGCTTTGTACAAATTGGCATCATGTGCAGAATATAGGGTGGTCGCAAGTTTATTTGGTGTTCATAAGAGTTCAGTGCATAATTGTGTATATGATGTTTGTATTGCTATTATTACGGTACTTGGTCCATCTTATTTAAAAATGCCTTCAGTGACAGAAGCAATAGCTTTGGCTGAATCAGTAGAAAAAGTAACTGGAATGGTACAAATTTTTGGAGCTATAGATGGaacacatatacctatattaccacCTACTAATGGATATCGTGATTTTGTCAATCGTAAAGGTTGGCCATCTATAGTTATGCAAGGTATTgttgattgtaattatttgttcagAGATATAACAGTAAAGCACCCAGGTTCTGTTCACGATGCTACTGTTTTAAAAGATtccaatatatttaaacagtctAAAGATAAATTACCAAATCATTGTCGCATTATATCTGATTGCTCTATTCAACTGATGTTGGCTGGAGACCCTGCTTATCCTCTATTACCTTGGTTGCTAAAGGGTTACACAGGAGCTCTTACACCAGAAGAAGAGTCATTTATTACTTACCTATCATCTGCAAGAATTTGTGTTGAAAATGCTTTTGGCCGTTTGAAAGCTAGATGGAGAGTGTTATTGAAAAGAGCtgatattaattacaaattcatGCCAAGTATAGTACATAGTTGTgtcatattacacaatataattgaaaattcaaaagatAATTTCAATCCATGCTGGTTAAGATCTGTCAATGAAGTTAATATTGAAAGACCACAACCTCGACAAGTAACGGTTACTCGGGCTGAACCACAAGCAAAGGACATTCGTGAAGTCTTAaaaaactatatgtataataactatCCATTAAGACAATCATCAGTACAAAATTATGTAAGACATACAGTTTAA